One Penaeus chinensis breed Huanghai No. 1 chromosome 12, ASM1920278v2, whole genome shotgun sequence DNA segment encodes these proteins:
- the LOC125030866 gene encoding clumping factor B-like — protein sequence MGTQWVVVVVAVAACVLHSPEARPTQTSPSKAASSPSSPKTSVRLQNLSQTVKGDLNRVWNSQLDRQRTKVNLPDNTVKFFDRPGEGRYLYGFEAGDDGRTHMQASDGKGQTVGKYSYTDANGKEIEVHYVSDDSGFRVISNNLPEDTEDVKKAKEEFFKFFEERKAAHQADRDNAAVVEMIGKSAVPVAAASTAAKAAVAEEEEEGDGGEEGEGEEGEGEEEEGEEEEEEEEEEEEGEEEEEEEEEEEEEEEEEEEDEDEEEEEDEEEEDDEEEDEDEEEDDDEDEEEEEDSDEEEEEDSDEEEDSDSSSSSEEDSSSSSEEDSDEEEDSDEDEEEDDDDEEEDEGEEDDEEEEDDDEEEEDDDDDEDEEDSEEGDDEDSSSSSSSSSSSSSSSEEDDDEEDSDEEDEDTMSEQSLLSKFQKDFGRRLYTTKINFPGTANTI from the coding sequence gtagtagtggtggtggcagTCGCGGCTTGTGTCCTGCACAGCCCCGAGGCCAGGCCCACCCAGACGTCTCCATCCAAAGCggcctcttcgccctcctccccgaAAACCTCCGTCCGCCTCCAAAACCTGTCCCAGACGGTGAAGGGCGACCTCAACCGCGTGTGGAACTCACAGCTCGACCGACAGCGGACCAAGGTCAACCTGCCCGATAACACAGTCAAGTTCTTCGACCGCCCAGGCGAGGGCCGCTATCTCTACGGCTTCGAGGCTGGCGACGACGGCCGTACACACATGCAGGCCTCCGACGGCAAGGGCCAGACCGTCGGGAAATACTCGTACACCGACGCCAACGGCAAGGAGATCGAGGTGCACTACGTGTCCGACGACAGCGGGTTCAGGGTGATCAGCAACAACCTTCCCGAAGACACCGAGGACGTGAAGAAAGCCAAGGAGGAATTCTTCAAGTTCTTCGAAGAGAGGAAAGCCGCTcatcaggcagacagagacaacgCCGCCGTGGTCGAGATGATCGGAAAGTCGGCCGTTCCTGTGGCCGCTGCGTCGACGGCGGCCAAGGCTGCTgtggcggaggaagaagaggaaggcgacggaggggaagaaggtgaaggagaggaaggggaaggagaagaagaggaaggagaagaagaggaagaagaggaggaggaagaggaagaaggagaggaggaggaggaagaagaagaagaggaggaggaggaagaggaggaggaagaggaagacgaggatgaggaggaagaagaagacgaggaggaggaagatgatgaggaagaagatgaagatgaagaagaagacgacgacgaagatgaggaagaggaggaagattcggatgaagaggaagaggaagattcggatgaagaggaagattcgGACAGCTCTTCCTCATCAGAAGaagacagcagcagcagcagtgagGAGGACAGCGATGAGGAGGAAGACagcgatgaagatgaggaagaagatgatgatgacgaagaagaagatgaaggggaggaagacgatgaagaagaagaagatgatgatgaagaagaagaggacgacgacgacgatgaggaCGAAGAGGATTCCGAAGAAGGGGATGACGAGGACAGcagttcgtcttcctcctcctcctcctcctcttcctcttcctcagaggaagatgacgatgaagaagacagtgacgaggaggacgaggacaccATGAGCGAGCAGAGTTTACTCAGCAAGTTCCAGAAGGATTTCGGCCGGAGACTTTACACCACAAAGATCAATTTCCCCGGCACAGCCAACACGATCTGA